A window of Acropora muricata isolate sample 2 chromosome 3, ASM3666990v1, whole genome shotgun sequence contains these coding sequences:
- the LOC136911593 gene encoding uncharacterized protein isoform X6 yields MHSVFVQFALSLIIGLESSIVDSRFSPRDFSQRRLQRHESEVRPGRHSRSVSELPCINRTNCRYIAAMVNFPPYVMISSWVTQRGFLYKQIIHHVETACLALQSVDDLPTCCVEPLFVNTSDEMIQLIKNKKVDFAFPIQAEAWEKLENIPFVTLIRVYVAKGSSLIVNTKVCQAESRQQLMTSITSQWPILAFIILLSGVSGVIIWLLEHRANKSQFSNSFTAGSPEGFWWAVVSLTTVGYGDQTPTTFLGRMYGVIWILVGAIMMSLFTALFTNAMQGALDGTRCQDITSKDVGVWIENSEIQMVAVEEFDANVVKFNSIAEMQMNISSGAIGRVLVDQNMAFHFLADSRLRRNRQFRLIKNIDYPMDYFMVHVSRTSDPGATKTSDEEMHEMSMTDNGNDTDLHEEEVDEEEPGGDPRTELALCGPMLKELSQDIVGASKQSAMEQVIRAPVQTASLSNEMEGLFSAEWSKITFILFCLVGILLSLGFLGILWEIFVRGTARIHARRELKAP; encoded by the exons ATGCACAGCGTCTTTGTACAGTTTGCCTTGAGTCTCATAATCGGCCTCGAGTCTTCGATTGTCGATAGCCGCTTCAGTCCGCGAGATTTCAGTCAACGCAGACTTCAGAGACATGAGAGTGAAGTCAGACCTGGTCGCCATTCTCGCTCTGTATCAGAATTACCGTGCATCAATCGGACGAACTGTAGGTACATAGCCGCTATGGTGAACTTTCCTCCTTACGTCATGATCAGCAGTTGGGTAACACAAAGAGGGTTTCTCTACAAACAAATCATTCACCATGTGGAAACAGCTTGTCTGGCACTGCAATCAGTCGATGACCTTCCAACTTGCTGCGTAGAACCATTATTCGTCAATACATCGGATGAGATGATTCAGTTaattaagaacaaaaaagtggatTTTGCCTTTCCTATACAAGCGGAAGCTTGGGAAAAGCTAGAAAACATTCCATTTGTGACTCTGATTCGGGTCTATGTGGCGAAGGGATCGTCGCTTATTGTGAACACAAAAGTGTGCCAGGCAGAGTCGAGACAACAGTTGATGACTTCTATTACGTCACAATGGCCAATACTGGCTTTTATCATTCTTCTGTCAGGAGTTTCAGGCGTCATAATTTGGCTTTTG GAACACAGGGCAAACAAGAGTCAATTTTCTAATTCCTTTACTGCTGGATCTCCTGAGGGCTTCTGGTGGGCAGTGGTGTCGCTAACAACTGTGGG ATACGGTGACCAGACACCAACGACTTTTCTTGGTCGTATGTATGGAGTCATCTGGATCCTTGTAGGAGCCATCATGATGTCTTTATTCACTGCCTTATTTACCAATGCAATGCAGGGCGCACTTGATGGAACAAGATGTCAAGATATTACTTCTAAAGAT GTTGGGGTATGGATAGAAAACAGTGAAATACAAATGGTTGCAGTTGAAGAATTCGACGCCAACGTTGTCA AATTCAACAGCATAGCGGAAATGCAAATGAACATTAGCTCTGGGGCCATCGGAAGAGTGCTTGTGGACCAAAACATGGCCTTTCACTTTCTAGCTGACTCAAGGCTGAGACGAAACAGACAATTTCGCTTGATAAAGAACATAGATTACCCCATGGACTACTTCATGGTCCACGTGAGCAGGACTTCTGATCCAGGTGCCACCAAGACAAGCGACGAGGAAATGCATGAAATGTCTATGACAGACAATGGAAATGACACAGACTTGCACGAAGAAGAGGTAGATGAAGAGGAACCTGGCGGGGATCCGAGGACAGAGCTTGCCTTATGCGGGCCTATGTTAAAGGAACTATCTCAAGATATAGTTGGAGCTAGTAAACAGAGCGCTATGGAGCAAGTCATTCGTGCCCCAGTACAG ACGGCAAGCTTGTCAAACGAAATGGAAGGCCTGTTCTCTGCTGAATGGTCAAAAATTACATTTATACTATTCTGTCTTGTTGGTATTTTATTATCGTTGGGGTTTCTTGGGATTTTGTGGGAAATCTTCGTAAGAGGGACCGCTAGGATTCACGCAAGACGGGAATTAAAAG caccgtag
- the LOC136911593 gene encoding uncharacterized protein isoform X5, protein MHSVFVQFALSLIIGLESSIVDSRFSPRDFSQRRLQRHESEVRPGRHSRSVSELPCINRTNCRYIAAMVNFPPYVMISSWVTQRGFLYKQIIHHVETACLALQSVDDLPTCCVEPLFVNTSDEMIQLIKNKKVDFAFPIQAEAWEKLENIPFVTLIRVYVAKGSSLIVNTKVCQAESRQQLMTSITSQWPILAFIILLSGVSGVIIWLLEHRANKSQFSNSFTAGSPEGFWWAVVSLTTVGYGDQTPTTFLGRMYGVIWILVGAIMMSLFTALFTNAMQGALDGTRCQDITSKDVGVWIENSEIQMVAVEEFDANVVKFNSIAEMQMNISSGAIGRVLVDQNMAFHFLADSRLRRNRQFRLIKNIDYPMDYFMVHVSRTSDPGATKTSDEEMHEMSMTDNGNDTDLHEEEVDEEEPGGDPRTELALCGPMLKELSQDIVGASKQSAMEQVIRAPVQTASLSNEMEGLFSAEWSKITFILFCLVGILLSLGFLGILWEIFVRGTARIHARRELKDIT, encoded by the exons ATGCACAGCGTCTTTGTACAGTTTGCCTTGAGTCTCATAATCGGCCTCGAGTCTTCGATTGTCGATAGCCGCTTCAGTCCGCGAGATTTCAGTCAACGCAGACTTCAGAGACATGAGAGTGAAGTCAGACCTGGTCGCCATTCTCGCTCTGTATCAGAATTACCGTGCATCAATCGGACGAACTGTAGGTACATAGCCGCTATGGTGAACTTTCCTCCTTACGTCATGATCAGCAGTTGGGTAACACAAAGAGGGTTTCTCTACAAACAAATCATTCACCATGTGGAAACAGCTTGTCTGGCACTGCAATCAGTCGATGACCTTCCAACTTGCTGCGTAGAACCATTATTCGTCAATACATCGGATGAGATGATTCAGTTaattaagaacaaaaaagtggatTTTGCCTTTCCTATACAAGCGGAAGCTTGGGAAAAGCTAGAAAACATTCCATTTGTGACTCTGATTCGGGTCTATGTGGCGAAGGGATCGTCGCTTATTGTGAACACAAAAGTGTGCCAGGCAGAGTCGAGACAACAGTTGATGACTTCTATTACGTCACAATGGCCAATACTGGCTTTTATCATTCTTCTGTCAGGAGTTTCAGGCGTCATAATTTGGCTTTTG GAACACAGGGCAAACAAGAGTCAATTTTCTAATTCCTTTACTGCTGGATCTCCTGAGGGCTTCTGGTGGGCAGTGGTGTCGCTAACAACTGTGGG ATACGGTGACCAGACACCAACGACTTTTCTTGGTCGTATGTATGGAGTCATCTGGATCCTTGTAGGAGCCATCATGATGTCTTTATTCACTGCCTTATTTACCAATGCAATGCAGGGCGCACTTGATGGAACAAGATGTCAAGATATTACTTCTAAAGAT GTTGGGGTATGGATAGAAAACAGTGAAATACAAATGGTTGCAGTTGAAGAATTCGACGCCAACGTTGTCA AATTCAACAGCATAGCGGAAATGCAAATGAACATTAGCTCTGGGGCCATCGGAAGAGTGCTTGTGGACCAAAACATGGCCTTTCACTTTCTAGCTGACTCAAGGCTGAGACGAAACAGACAATTTCGCTTGATAAAGAACATAGATTACCCCATGGACTACTTCATGGTCCACGTGAGCAGGACTTCTGATCCAGGTGCCACCAAGACAAGCGACGAGGAAATGCATGAAATGTCTATGACAGACAATGGAAATGACACAGACTTGCACGAAGAAGAGGTAGATGAAGAGGAACCTGGCGGGGATCCGAGGACAGAGCTTGCCTTATGCGGGCCTATGTTAAAGGAACTATCTCAAGATATAGTTGGAGCTAGTAAACAGAGCGCTATGGAGCAAGTCATTCGTGCCCCAGTACAG ACGGCAAGCTTGTCAAACGAAATGGAAGGCCTGTTCTCTGCTGAATGGTCAAAAATTACATTTATACTATTCTGTCTTGTTGGTATTTTATTATCGTTGGGGTTTCTTGGGATTTTGTGGGAAATCTTCGTAAGAGGGACCGCTAGGATTCACGCAAGACGGGAATTAAAAG ATATCACTTGA
- the LOC136911593 gene encoding uncharacterized protein isoform X1, which yields MHSVFVQFALSLIIGLESSIVDSRFSPRDFSQRRLQRHESEVRPGRHSRSVSELPCINRTNCRYIAAMVNFPPYVMISSWVTQRGFLYKQIIHHVETACLALQSVDDLPTCCVEPLFVNTSDEMIQLIKNKKVDFAFPIQAEAWEKLENIPFVTLIRVYVAKGSSLIVNTKVCQAESRQQLMTSITSQWPILAFIILLSGVSGVIIWLLEHRANKSQFSNSFTAGSPEGFWWAVVSLTTVGYGDQTPTTFLGRMYGVIWILVGAIMMSLFTALFTNAMQGALDGTRCQDITSKDVGVWIENSEIQMVAVEEFDANVVKFNSIAEMQMNISSGAIGRVLVDQNMAFHFLADSRLRRNRQFRLIKNIDYPMDYFMVHVSRTSDPGATKTSDEEMHEMSMTDNGNDTDLHEEEVDEEEPGGDPRTELALCGPMLKELSQDIVGASKQSAMEQVIRAPVQTASLSNEMEGLFSAEWSKITFILFCLVGILLSLGFLGILWEIFVRGTARIHARRELKETGSPTLHRHLDNGNLAPLKKKFFLMQNFLGMEERLRDFTADLEKMREEFASTIAYEDTFRGQQRQRPEDMNSAEKGRSLFETDV from the exons ATGCACAGCGTCTTTGTACAGTTTGCCTTGAGTCTCATAATCGGCCTCGAGTCTTCGATTGTCGATAGCCGCTTCAGTCCGCGAGATTTCAGTCAACGCAGACTTCAGAGACATGAGAGTGAAGTCAGACCTGGTCGCCATTCTCGCTCTGTATCAGAATTACCGTGCATCAATCGGACGAACTGTAGGTACATAGCCGCTATGGTGAACTTTCCTCCTTACGTCATGATCAGCAGTTGGGTAACACAAAGAGGGTTTCTCTACAAACAAATCATTCACCATGTGGAAACAGCTTGTCTGGCACTGCAATCAGTCGATGACCTTCCAACTTGCTGCGTAGAACCATTATTCGTCAATACATCGGATGAGATGATTCAGTTaattaagaacaaaaaagtggatTTTGCCTTTCCTATACAAGCGGAAGCTTGGGAAAAGCTAGAAAACATTCCATTTGTGACTCTGATTCGGGTCTATGTGGCGAAGGGATCGTCGCTTATTGTGAACACAAAAGTGTGCCAGGCAGAGTCGAGACAACAGTTGATGACTTCTATTACGTCACAATGGCCAATACTGGCTTTTATCATTCTTCTGTCAGGAGTTTCAGGCGTCATAATTTGGCTTTTG GAACACAGGGCAAACAAGAGTCAATTTTCTAATTCCTTTACTGCTGGATCTCCTGAGGGCTTCTGGTGGGCAGTGGTGTCGCTAACAACTGTGGG ATACGGTGACCAGACACCAACGACTTTTCTTGGTCGTATGTATGGAGTCATCTGGATCCTTGTAGGAGCCATCATGATGTCTTTATTCACTGCCTTATTTACCAATGCAATGCAGGGCGCACTTGATGGAACAAGATGTCAAGATATTACTTCTAAAGAT GTTGGGGTATGGATAGAAAACAGTGAAATACAAATGGTTGCAGTTGAAGAATTCGACGCCAACGTTGTCA AATTCAACAGCATAGCGGAAATGCAAATGAACATTAGCTCTGGGGCCATCGGAAGAGTGCTTGTGGACCAAAACATGGCCTTTCACTTTCTAGCTGACTCAAGGCTGAGACGAAACAGACAATTTCGCTTGATAAAGAACATAGATTACCCCATGGACTACTTCATGGTCCACGTGAGCAGGACTTCTGATCCAGGTGCCACCAAGACAAGCGACGAGGAAATGCATGAAATGTCTATGACAGACAATGGAAATGACACAGACTTGCACGAAGAAGAGGTAGATGAAGAGGAACCTGGCGGGGATCCGAGGACAGAGCTTGCCTTATGCGGGCCTATGTTAAAGGAACTATCTCAAGATATAGTTGGAGCTAGTAAACAGAGCGCTATGGAGCAAGTCATTCGTGCCCCAGTACAG ACGGCAAGCTTGTCAAACGAAATGGAAGGCCTGTTCTCTGCTGAATGGTCAAAAATTACATTTATACTATTCTGTCTTGTTGGTATTTTATTATCGTTGGGGTTTCTTGGGATTTTGTGGGAAATCTTCGTAAGAGGGACCGCTAGGATTCACGCAAGACGGGAATTAAAAG AAACAGGTTCACCGACCCTACATCGTCACTTAGATAATGGCAATCTCGCTCCACTGAAGAAAAAGTTTTTCTTGATGCAAAATTTCCTTGGGATGGAGGAAAGGCTCAGAGACTTTACAGCAGATCTTGAAAAGATGAGAGAGGAATTTGCTAGTACCATTGCCTATGAGGACACGTTTAGAGGACAACAGAGACAGCGGCCAGAGGATATGAATTCAGCTGAAAAAGGACGATCATTATTCGAAACTGATGTTTAA
- the LOC136911593 gene encoding uncharacterized protein isoform X3, whose amino-acid sequence MHSVFVQFALSLIIGLESSIVDSRFSPRDFSQRRLQRHESEVRPGRHSRSVSELPCINRTNCRYIAAMVNFPPYVMISSWVTQRGFLYKQIIHHVETACLALQSVDDLPTCCVEPLFVNTSDEMIQLIKNKKVDFAFPIQAEAWEKLENIPFVTLIRVYVAKGSSLIVNTKVCQAESRQQLMTSITSQWPILAFIILLSGVSGVIIWLLEHRANKSQFSNSFTAGSPEGFWWAVVSLTTVGYGDQTPTTFLGRMYGVIWILVGAIMMSLFTALFTNAMQGALDGTRCQDITSKDVGVWIENSEIQMVAVEEFDANVVKFNSIAEMQMNISSGAIGRVLVDQNMAFHFLADSRLRRNRQFRLIKNIDYPMDYFMVHVSRTSDPGATKTSDEEMHEMSMTDNGNDTDLHEEEVDEEEPGGDPRTELALCGPMLKELSQDIVGASKQSAMEQVIRAPVQTASLSNEMEGLFSAEWSKITFILFCLVGILLSLGFLGILWEIFVRGTARIHARRELKDNGNLAPLKKKFFLMQNFLGMEERLRDFTADLEKMREEFASTIAYEDTFRGQQRQRPEDMNSAEKGRSLFETDV is encoded by the exons ATGCACAGCGTCTTTGTACAGTTTGCCTTGAGTCTCATAATCGGCCTCGAGTCTTCGATTGTCGATAGCCGCTTCAGTCCGCGAGATTTCAGTCAACGCAGACTTCAGAGACATGAGAGTGAAGTCAGACCTGGTCGCCATTCTCGCTCTGTATCAGAATTACCGTGCATCAATCGGACGAACTGTAGGTACATAGCCGCTATGGTGAACTTTCCTCCTTACGTCATGATCAGCAGTTGGGTAACACAAAGAGGGTTTCTCTACAAACAAATCATTCACCATGTGGAAACAGCTTGTCTGGCACTGCAATCAGTCGATGACCTTCCAACTTGCTGCGTAGAACCATTATTCGTCAATACATCGGATGAGATGATTCAGTTaattaagaacaaaaaagtggatTTTGCCTTTCCTATACAAGCGGAAGCTTGGGAAAAGCTAGAAAACATTCCATTTGTGACTCTGATTCGGGTCTATGTGGCGAAGGGATCGTCGCTTATTGTGAACACAAAAGTGTGCCAGGCAGAGTCGAGACAACAGTTGATGACTTCTATTACGTCACAATGGCCAATACTGGCTTTTATCATTCTTCTGTCAGGAGTTTCAGGCGTCATAATTTGGCTTTTG GAACACAGGGCAAACAAGAGTCAATTTTCTAATTCCTTTACTGCTGGATCTCCTGAGGGCTTCTGGTGGGCAGTGGTGTCGCTAACAACTGTGGG ATACGGTGACCAGACACCAACGACTTTTCTTGGTCGTATGTATGGAGTCATCTGGATCCTTGTAGGAGCCATCATGATGTCTTTATTCACTGCCTTATTTACCAATGCAATGCAGGGCGCACTTGATGGAACAAGATGTCAAGATATTACTTCTAAAGAT GTTGGGGTATGGATAGAAAACAGTGAAATACAAATGGTTGCAGTTGAAGAATTCGACGCCAACGTTGTCA AATTCAACAGCATAGCGGAAATGCAAATGAACATTAGCTCTGGGGCCATCGGAAGAGTGCTTGTGGACCAAAACATGGCCTTTCACTTTCTAGCTGACTCAAGGCTGAGACGAAACAGACAATTTCGCTTGATAAAGAACATAGATTACCCCATGGACTACTTCATGGTCCACGTGAGCAGGACTTCTGATCCAGGTGCCACCAAGACAAGCGACGAGGAAATGCATGAAATGTCTATGACAGACAATGGAAATGACACAGACTTGCACGAAGAAGAGGTAGATGAAGAGGAACCTGGCGGGGATCCGAGGACAGAGCTTGCCTTATGCGGGCCTATGTTAAAGGAACTATCTCAAGATATAGTTGGAGCTAGTAAACAGAGCGCTATGGAGCAAGTCATTCGTGCCCCAGTACAG ACGGCAAGCTTGTCAAACGAAATGGAAGGCCTGTTCTCTGCTGAATGGTCAAAAATTACATTTATACTATTCTGTCTTGTTGGTATTTTATTATCGTTGGGGTTTCTTGGGATTTTGTGGGAAATCTTCGTAAGAGGGACCGCTAGGATTCACGCAAGACGGGAATTAAAAG ATAATGGCAATCTCGCTCCACTGAAGAAAAAGTTTTTCTTGATGCAAAATTTCCTTGGGATGGAGGAAAGGCTCAGAGACTTTACAGCAGATCTTGAAAAGATGAGAGAGGAATTTGCTAGTACCATTGCCTATGAGGACACGTTTAGAGGACAACAGAGACAGCGGCCAGAGGATATGAATTCAGCTGAAAAAGGACGATCATTATTCGAAACTGATGTTTAA
- the LOC136911593 gene encoding uncharacterized protein isoform X2 produces the protein MHSVFVQFALSLIIGLESSIVDSRFSPRDFSQRRLQRHESEVRPGRHSRSVSELPCINRTNCRYIAAMVNFPPYVMISSWVTQRGFLYKQIIHHVETACLALQSVDDLPTCCVEPLFVNTSDEMIQLIKNKKVDFAFPIQAEAWEKLENIPFVTLIRVYVAKGSSLIVNTKVCQAESRQQLMTSITSQWPILAFIILLSGVSGVIIWLLEHRANKSQFSNSFTAGSPEGFWWAVVSLTTVGYGDQTPTTFLGRMYGVIWILVGAIMMSLFTALFTNAMQGALDGTRCQDITSKDVGVWIENSEIQMVAVEEFDANVVKFNSIAEMQMNISSGAIGRVLVDQNMAFHFLADSRLRRNRQFRLIKNIDYPMDYFMVHVSRTSDPGATKTSDEEMHEMSMTDNGNDTDLHEEEVDEEEPGGDPRTELALCGPMLKELSQDIVGASKQSAMEQVIRAPVQTASLSNEMEGLFSAEWSKITFILFCLVGILLSLGFLGILWEIFVRGTARIHARRELKGSPTLHRHLDNGNLAPLKKKFFLMQNFLGMEERLRDFTADLEKMREEFASTIAYEDTFRGQQRQRPEDMNSAEKGRSLFETDV, from the exons ATGCACAGCGTCTTTGTACAGTTTGCCTTGAGTCTCATAATCGGCCTCGAGTCTTCGATTGTCGATAGCCGCTTCAGTCCGCGAGATTTCAGTCAACGCAGACTTCAGAGACATGAGAGTGAAGTCAGACCTGGTCGCCATTCTCGCTCTGTATCAGAATTACCGTGCATCAATCGGACGAACTGTAGGTACATAGCCGCTATGGTGAACTTTCCTCCTTACGTCATGATCAGCAGTTGGGTAACACAAAGAGGGTTTCTCTACAAACAAATCATTCACCATGTGGAAACAGCTTGTCTGGCACTGCAATCAGTCGATGACCTTCCAACTTGCTGCGTAGAACCATTATTCGTCAATACATCGGATGAGATGATTCAGTTaattaagaacaaaaaagtggatTTTGCCTTTCCTATACAAGCGGAAGCTTGGGAAAAGCTAGAAAACATTCCATTTGTGACTCTGATTCGGGTCTATGTGGCGAAGGGATCGTCGCTTATTGTGAACACAAAAGTGTGCCAGGCAGAGTCGAGACAACAGTTGATGACTTCTATTACGTCACAATGGCCAATACTGGCTTTTATCATTCTTCTGTCAGGAGTTTCAGGCGTCATAATTTGGCTTTTG GAACACAGGGCAAACAAGAGTCAATTTTCTAATTCCTTTACTGCTGGATCTCCTGAGGGCTTCTGGTGGGCAGTGGTGTCGCTAACAACTGTGGG ATACGGTGACCAGACACCAACGACTTTTCTTGGTCGTATGTATGGAGTCATCTGGATCCTTGTAGGAGCCATCATGATGTCTTTATTCACTGCCTTATTTACCAATGCAATGCAGGGCGCACTTGATGGAACAAGATGTCAAGATATTACTTCTAAAGAT GTTGGGGTATGGATAGAAAACAGTGAAATACAAATGGTTGCAGTTGAAGAATTCGACGCCAACGTTGTCA AATTCAACAGCATAGCGGAAATGCAAATGAACATTAGCTCTGGGGCCATCGGAAGAGTGCTTGTGGACCAAAACATGGCCTTTCACTTTCTAGCTGACTCAAGGCTGAGACGAAACAGACAATTTCGCTTGATAAAGAACATAGATTACCCCATGGACTACTTCATGGTCCACGTGAGCAGGACTTCTGATCCAGGTGCCACCAAGACAAGCGACGAGGAAATGCATGAAATGTCTATGACAGACAATGGAAATGACACAGACTTGCACGAAGAAGAGGTAGATGAAGAGGAACCTGGCGGGGATCCGAGGACAGAGCTTGCCTTATGCGGGCCTATGTTAAAGGAACTATCTCAAGATATAGTTGGAGCTAGTAAACAGAGCGCTATGGAGCAAGTCATTCGTGCCCCAGTACAG ACGGCAAGCTTGTCAAACGAAATGGAAGGCCTGTTCTCTGCTGAATGGTCAAAAATTACATTTATACTATTCTGTCTTGTTGGTATTTTATTATCGTTGGGGTTTCTTGGGATTTTGTGGGAAATCTTCGTAAGAGGGACCGCTAGGATTCACGCAAGACGGGAATTAAAAG GTTCACCGACCCTACATCGTCACTTAGATAATGGCAATCTCGCTCCACTGAAGAAAAAGTTTTTCTTGATGCAAAATTTCCTTGGGATGGAGGAAAGGCTCAGAGACTTTACAGCAGATCTTGAAAAGATGAGAGAGGAATTTGCTAGTACCATTGCCTATGAGGACACGTTTAGAGGACAACAGAGACAGCGGCCAGAGGATATGAATTCAGCTGAAAAAGGACGATCATTATTCGAAACTGATGTTTAA
- the LOC136911593 gene encoding uncharacterized protein isoform X4, which yields MYFKNNQNVGNLLLFVVSHVVVKMAESFATNTVSRFRSPKTGEEESKLLQGSIPKSTAYKTKWAIKIFHEWQINRKVKGPVLDAGGAFKDYGDLYKVQSLCTDLANMDANALNYWLSKFVQEVANSEGKVYPARTLYGIICGIRRHLEETVGSEALNPLDASDKRYGDQTPTTFLGRMYGVIWILVGAIMMSLFTALFTNAMQGALDGTRCQDITSKDVGVWIENSEIQMVAVEEFDANVVKFNSIAEMQMNISSGAIGRVLVDQNMAFHFLADSRLRRNRQFRLIKNIDYPMDYFMVHVSRTSDPGATKTSDEEMHEMSMTDNGNDTDLHEEEVDEEEPGGDPRTELALCGPMLKELSQDIVGASKQSAMEQVIRAPVQTASLSNEMEGLFSAEWSKITFILFCLVGILLSLGFLGILWEIFVRGTARIHARRELKETGSPTLHRHLDNGNLAPLKKKFFLMQNFLGMEERLRDFTADLEKMREEFASTIAYEDTFRGQQRQRPEDMNSAEKGRSLFETDV from the exons atgtattttaaaaataatcaaaatgtgggaaatttgttgttgttcgttgtaAGTCATGTGGTAGTGAAGATGGCGGAGTCTTTTGCAACGAATACCGTAAGCCGTTTTCGTTCTCCAAAAACTGGGGAAGAAGAATCAAAGTTGCTGCAAGGGAGCATTCCTAAgtcaactgcctacaaaaccaaatgggcgattaaaatttttcacgaatggcagataaatagaaaagttaaaggtcCTGTACTTGATGCTGGTGGCGCTTTTAAAGATTATGGAGATTTGTACAAAGTTCAGTCGTTGTGTacagatttggcaaatatggatgCCAACGCTTTAAACTACTGGCTGAGTAAATTTGTCCAGGAGGTTGCGAATAGTGAAGGGAAGGTGTATCCAGCAAGGACACTTTATGGAATTATCTGTGGCATCCGAAGGCATTTAGAAGAAACTGTGGGAAGCGAAGCATTAAATCCTTTAGATGCTTCGGATAAACG ATACGGTGACCAGACACCAACGACTTTTCTTGGTCGTATGTATGGAGTCATCTGGATCCTTGTAGGAGCCATCATGATGTCTTTATTCACTGCCTTATTTACCAATGCAATGCAGGGCGCACTTGATGGAACAAGATGTCAAGATATTACTTCTAAAGAT GTTGGGGTATGGATAGAAAACAGTGAAATACAAATGGTTGCAGTTGAAGAATTCGACGCCAACGTTGTCA AATTCAACAGCATAGCGGAAATGCAAATGAACATTAGCTCTGGGGCCATCGGAAGAGTGCTTGTGGACCAAAACATGGCCTTTCACTTTCTAGCTGACTCAAGGCTGAGACGAAACAGACAATTTCGCTTGATAAAGAACATAGATTACCCCATGGACTACTTCATGGTCCACGTGAGCAGGACTTCTGATCCAGGTGCCACCAAGACAAGCGACGAGGAAATGCATGAAATGTCTATGACAGACAATGGAAATGACACAGACTTGCACGAAGAAGAGGTAGATGAAGAGGAACCTGGCGGGGATCCGAGGACAGAGCTTGCCTTATGCGGGCCTATGTTAAAGGAACTATCTCAAGATATAGTTGGAGCTAGTAAACAGAGCGCTATGGAGCAAGTCATTCGTGCCCCAGTACAG ACGGCAAGCTTGTCAAACGAAATGGAAGGCCTGTTCTCTGCTGAATGGTCAAAAATTACATTTATACTATTCTGTCTTGTTGGTATTTTATTATCGTTGGGGTTTCTTGGGATTTTGTGGGAAATCTTCGTAAGAGGGACCGCTAGGATTCACGCAAGACGGGAATTAAAAG AAACAGGTTCACCGACCCTACATCGTCACTTAGATAATGGCAATCTCGCTCCACTGAAGAAAAAGTTTTTCTTGATGCAAAATTTCCTTGGGATGGAGGAAAGGCTCAGAGACTTTACAGCAGATCTTGAAAAGATGAGAGAGGAATTTGCTAGTACCATTGCCTATGAGGACACGTTTAGAGGACAACAGAGACAGCGGCCAGAGGATATGAATTCAGCTGAAAAAGGACGATCATTATTCGAAACTGATGTTTAA